A DNA window from Daucus carota subsp. sativus chromosome 3, DH1 v3.0, whole genome shotgun sequence contains the following coding sequences:
- the LOC108213342 gene encoding uncharacterized protein LOC108213342 isoform X3 produces the protein MRVMRKPKTILTFAQHVIFGSTRVVPYPPPLYQILRITITPSLSSTLFPTFIAISSNTVVSATKRNKDEADDSDNESDLVQFPLPSRESMFDIIVAQCGKLKVDFQGKGENSDTITTIPNDPFIIEKHWSHKKHPLQQLKFTISQNCDDDSDDDNEVLICNGCIQPITVSHPSYYGCIQCDFFLHSFCATKLPQKLPVGASHFHPNHSLLLQMKDKFYDFVVCGVCNYSTNGFYYHCQTCDIYVDIRCAFLPSRIKHKSHNHHSLVQRPFFNSRCSISGLKFTTKNDMAYACESCSNFQIHLKCVFLPSSLEHKYEIHPITLRYPPFFYEGVFYCESCEERVNNQELLYHCTESEHSYHFYCGFWLNTIKLGAGTIKVLIADKPHTLALVLKRSTRKKSACSCSHCSTTFLLPRFFYECDGCGFLACSNCTAKLLGEKQRALL, from the exons ATGCGTGTCATGAGGAAGCCAAAGACTATTCTTACGTTTGCACAACATGTGATTTTTGGATCCACAAGAGTTGTGCCTTATCCCCCTCCATTATACCAAATCCTACGTATCACCATCACCCCCTCACTCTCGTCTACTCTATTCCCGACATTCATCGCTATTTCAAGCAATACTGTGGTATCTGCCACAAAAAG AAATAAGGATGAAGCAGATGACAGTGATAATGAATCTGATCTGGTACAATTTCCTCTGCCTAGCCGAGAATCAATGTTTGATATCATTGTAGCTCAGTGCGGCAAGCTCAAAGTTGACTTTCAAGGCAAAGGTGAAAACAGTGATACTATCACAACAATACCTAATGATCCCTTTATAATTGAAAAACATTGGAGCCACAAGAAGCATCCATTACAACAGCTTAAGTTTACCATCAGTCAGAATTGTGACGACGACAGTGATGATGATAACGAAGTGCTGATATGCAATGGCTGTATTCAACCCATTACTGTTTCCCATCCGTCTTACTACGGTTGTATACAATGTGATTTCTTTCTCCATTCCTTTTGTGCGACTAAGTTGCCCCAGAAGTTGCCTGTAGGAGCATCCCACTTTCACCCCAACCATTCTCTCTTGCTTCAGATGAAggataaattttatgattttgtggTTTGTGGAGTTTGCAACTATTCGACAAATGGATTCTACTATCACTGCCAGACTTGTGATATCTATGTTGATATCCGTTGTGCATTCTTACCAAGCAGGATTAAACACAAATCTCACAACCACCACTCCCTTGTTCAGCGTCCATTTTTTAATTCCAGGTGTAGTATAAGTGGGTTGAAATTTACTACGAAAAATGATATGGCATATGCATGTGAAAGTTGCAGTAATTTCCAGATTCATCTAAAATGTGTATTTCTTCCAAGTAGCCTGGAACACAAATATGAGATCCACCCCATAACTCTGAGATATCCGCCATTTTTCTATGAGGGAGTATTCTACTGTGAAAGCTGTGAAGAACGAGTTAACAACCAAGAGTTGCTCTACCATTGCACTGAATCTGAACATTCTTATCACTTTTATTGCGGGTTTTGGCTTAACACTATCAAGTTAGGAGCTGGGACAATAAAAGTTTTAATTGCGGATAAACCGCACACACTTGCATTAGTTTTGAAGAGGTCTACAAGAAAGAAGTCCGCATGCTCTTGTTCCCATTGTTCAACTACTTTCCTACTCCCCAGATTCTTCTACGAATGTGATGGCTGTGGGTTTCTTGCATGTTCAAACTGCACCGCCAAACTCCTGGGCGAGAAACAGAGGGCacttttatga
- the LOC108213342 gene encoding uncharacterized protein LOC108213342 isoform X2 — translation MKKKALSDCDACHEEAKDYSYVCTTCDFWIHKSCALSPSIIPNPTYHHHPLTLVYSIPDIHRYFKQYCGICHKKVYKSYWVYYCHKCTYFVHMKCSTSTVSMGNKDEADDSDNESDLVQFPLPSRESMFDIIVAQCGKLKVDFQGKGENSDTITTIPNDPFIIEKHWSHKKHPLQQLKFTISQNCDDDSDDDNEVLICNGCIQPITVSHPSYYGCIQCDFFLHSFCATKLPQKLPVGASHFHPNHSLLLQMKDKFYDFVVCGVCNYSTNGFYYHCQTCDIYVDIRCAFLPSRIKHKSHNHHSLVQRPFFNSRCSISGLKFTTKNDMAYACESCSNFQIHLKCVFLPSSLEHKYEIHPITLRYPPFFYEGVFYCESCEERVNNQELLYHCTESEHSYHFYCGFWLNTIKLGAGTIKVLIADKPHTLALVLKRSTRKKSACSCSHCSTTFLLPRFFYECDGCGFLACSNCTAKLLGEKQRALL, via the exons ATGAAGAAGAAAGCCTTATCTGATTGTGATGCGTGTCATGAGGAAGCCAAAGACTATTCTTACGTTTGCACAACATGTGATTTTTGGATCCACAAGAGTTGTGCCTTATCCCCCTCCATTATACCAAATCCTACGTATCACCATCACCCCCTCACTCTCGTCTACTCTATTCCCGACATTCATCGCTATTTCAAGCAATACTGTGGTATCTGCCACAAAAAGGTGTACAAAAGCTATTGGGTGTATTATTGCCATAAATGCACATATTTTGTACACATGAAATGTTCTACATCCACAGTATCCATGGG AAATAAGGATGAAGCAGATGACAGTGATAATGAATCTGATCTGGTACAATTTCCTCTGCCTAGCCGAGAATCAATGTTTGATATCATTGTAGCTCAGTGCGGCAAGCTCAAAGTTGACTTTCAAGGCAAAGGTGAAAACAGTGATACTATCACAACAATACCTAATGATCCCTTTATAATTGAAAAACATTGGAGCCACAAGAAGCATCCATTACAACAGCTTAAGTTTACCATCAGTCAGAATTGTGACGACGACAGTGATGATGATAACGAAGTGCTGATATGCAATGGCTGTATTCAACCCATTACTGTTTCCCATCCGTCTTACTACGGTTGTATACAATGTGATTTCTTTCTCCATTCCTTTTGTGCGACTAAGTTGCCCCAGAAGTTGCCTGTAGGAGCATCCCACTTTCACCCCAACCATTCTCTCTTGCTTCAGATGAAggataaattttatgattttgtggTTTGTGGAGTTTGCAACTATTCGACAAATGGATTCTACTATCACTGCCAGACTTGTGATATCTATGTTGATATCCGTTGTGCATTCTTACCAAGCAGGATTAAACACAAATCTCACAACCACCACTCCCTTGTTCAGCGTCCATTTTTTAATTCCAGGTGTAGTATAAGTGGGTTGAAATTTACTACGAAAAATGATATGGCATATGCATGTGAAAGTTGCAGTAATTTCCAGATTCATCTAAAATGTGTATTTCTTCCAAGTAGCCTGGAACACAAATATGAGATCCACCCCATAACTCTGAGATATCCGCCATTTTTCTATGAGGGAGTATTCTACTGTGAAAGCTGTGAAGAACGAGTTAACAACCAAGAGTTGCTCTACCATTGCACTGAATCTGAACATTCTTATCACTTTTATTGCGGGTTTTGGCTTAACACTATCAAGTTAGGAGCTGGGACAATAAAAGTTTTAATTGCGGATAAACCGCACACACTTGCATTAGTTTTGAAGAGGTCTACAAGAAAGAAGTCCGCATGCTCTTGTTCCCATTGTTCAACTACTTTCCTACTCCCCAGATTCTTCTACGAATGTGATGGCTGTGGGTTTCTTGCATGTTCAAACTGCACCGCCAAACTCCTGGGCGAGAAACAGAGGGCacttttatga
- the LOC108213342 gene encoding uncharacterized protein LOC108213342 isoform X1, with protein sequence MNSVFEYFRNSGYSFKKYNILSDASCHMCNKSVEGSAAYFFQDTTLSDFQYFYLHNTCSKLHISVYLHEHPLCLKENFSIEKNAACHICNKPIVGSPTYSCMSHDVDVHCQNFYLHKICVDQLPTQIDHNKHKIHPLSLLPRQDNYTCDICTRDVKVSYACVECEFDVCVFCAFEQRVLHHQGHKEHSLILMKKKALSDCDACHEEAKDYSYVCTTCDFWIHKSCALSPSIIPNPTYHHHPLTLVYSIPDIHRYFKQYCGICHKKVYKSYWVYYCHKCTYFVHMKCSTSTVSMGNKDEADDSDNESDLVQFPLPSRESMFDIIVAQCGKLKVDFQGKGENSDTITTIPNDPFIIEKHWSHKKHPLQQLKFTISQNCDDDSDDDNEVLICNGCIQPITVSHPSYYGCIQCDFFLHSFCATKLPQKLPVGASHFHPNHSLLLQMKDKFYDFVVCGVCNYSTNGFYYHCQTCDIYVDIRCAFLPSRIKHKSHNHHSLVQRPFFNSRCSISGLKFTTKNDMAYACESCSNFQIHLKCVFLPSSLEHKYEIHPITLRYPPFFYEGVFYCESCEERVNNQELLYHCTESEHSYHFYCGFWLNTIKLGAGTIKVLIADKPHTLALVLKRSTRKKSACSCSHCSTTFLLPRFFYECDGCGFLACSNCTAKLLGEKQRALL encoded by the exons ATGAATTCAGTGTTCGAGTACTTCAGAAATTCTGGGTACTCATTCaaaaagtataatattttatccgATGCTAGTTGCCATATGTGCAACAAATCAGTTGAAGGCTCTGCTGCATATTTCTTTCAAGATACTACGCTTagtgattttcaatatttctaCCTGCACAATACTTGTTCAAAATTACACATATCAGTTTATTTACATGAGCACCCATTatgtttaaaagaaaattttagtaTTGAAAAGAATGCTGCATGTCATATTTGCAACAAACCAATTGTAGGCTCTCCTACTTATTCATGTATGAGTCATGATGTCGATGTTCATTGTCAAAATTTCTACCTTCATAAAATTTGTGTAGATCAATTGCCAACACAAATAGACCACAATAAGCACAAGATACATCCCCTTTCTCTCCTACCACGCCAAGATAATTACACTTGTGATATTTGTACCCGGGATGTGAAGGTCTCTTATGCTTGTGTTGAGTGTGAGTttgatgtgtgtgtgttttgtgctTTCGAACAGAGAGTGCTtcatcatcaaggacacaaggAGCACTCACTCATATTAATGAAGAAGAAAGCCTTATCTGATTGTGATGCGTGTCATGAGGAAGCCAAAGACTATTCTTACGTTTGCACAACATGTGATTTTTGGATCCACAAGAGTTGTGCCTTATCCCCCTCCATTATACCAAATCCTACGTATCACCATCACCCCCTCACTCTCGTCTACTCTATTCCCGACATTCATCGCTATTTCAAGCAATACTGTGGTATCTGCCACAAAAAGGTGTACAAAAGCTATTGGGTGTATTATTGCCATAAATGCACATATTTTGTACACATGAAATGTTCTACATCCACAGTATCCATGGG AAATAAGGATGAAGCAGATGACAGTGATAATGAATCTGATCTGGTACAATTTCCTCTGCCTAGCCGAGAATCAATGTTTGATATCATTGTAGCTCAGTGCGGCAAGCTCAAAGTTGACTTTCAAGGCAAAGGTGAAAACAGTGATACTATCACAACAATACCTAATGATCCCTTTATAATTGAAAAACATTGGAGCCACAAGAAGCATCCATTACAACAGCTTAAGTTTACCATCAGTCAGAATTGTGACGACGACAGTGATGATGATAACGAAGTGCTGATATGCAATGGCTGTATTCAACCCATTACTGTTTCCCATCCGTCTTACTACGGTTGTATACAATGTGATTTCTTTCTCCATTCCTTTTGTGCGACTAAGTTGCCCCAGAAGTTGCCTGTAGGAGCATCCCACTTTCACCCCAACCATTCTCTCTTGCTTCAGATGAAggataaattttatgattttgtggTTTGTGGAGTTTGCAACTATTCGACAAATGGATTCTACTATCACTGCCAGACTTGTGATATCTATGTTGATATCCGTTGTGCATTCTTACCAAGCAGGATTAAACACAAATCTCACAACCACCACTCCCTTGTTCAGCGTCCATTTTTTAATTCCAGGTGTAGTATAAGTGGGTTGAAATTTACTACGAAAAATGATATGGCATATGCATGTGAAAGTTGCAGTAATTTCCAGATTCATCTAAAATGTGTATTTCTTCCAAGTAGCCTGGAACACAAATATGAGATCCACCCCATAACTCTGAGATATCCGCCATTTTTCTATGAGGGAGTATTCTACTGTGAAAGCTGTGAAGAACGAGTTAACAACCAAGAGTTGCTCTACCATTGCACTGAATCTGAACATTCTTATCACTTTTATTGCGGGTTTTGGCTTAACACTATCAAGTTAGGAGCTGGGACAATAAAAGTTTTAATTGCGGATAAACCGCACACACTTGCATTAGTTTTGAAGAGGTCTACAAGAAAGAAGTCCGCATGCTCTTGTTCCCATTGTTCAACTACTTTCCTACTCCCCAGATTCTTCTACGAATGTGATGGCTGTGGGTTTCTTGCATGTTCAAACTGCACCGCCAAACTCCTGGGCGAGAAACAGAGGGCacttttatga
- the LOC108213365 gene encoding uncharacterized protein LOC108213365, protein MISVFEFFSNSGYTFIKIIAARDDICHTCNKSAKGSGAYLCTRHNDRRSFCLHKTCSKLPISVYLHEHSLCLQKDFIFAEDAACIICNKRVVGSPTYTCVSRNDDVNCQNFYLHKTCAEIPQQINHHKHTIHPLSLLPRPDRLTCDICRRHIKVSYGCVECNFNVCVFCGLEQRVLHHQGHKEHALTLMKKVSSFQCDACHVKAKDSSYVCTTCEFWIHKTCAFFPYTIPSPTFHPHPLTLVYSVPNIHIFFKQFCGICNRFVYRNCWVYYCRKCTYFVHMKCSTSTISMVSENEADDINNEPDLVLFPLLSQESIFDLIVTLCCKFRVNFTGGGETSVAMSVTSNDSHIIEKHWSHQIHPLQLLQFTICDNDSDDSDDDRRELICDGCIQPITISHPSYYACIQCGFFLHSFCATMLPQELPAGESHFHPDHSLLLQETGKFYNFVRCGICNFHTNGFYYHCQTCDIFVDIRCAFLPNSIKHESHKHHSLVQRPSSNSRCSVSGLKFKKNDMAYACESCSNFQIHKYCLFLPSSLEHKYEIHPITLRYPPFFYEGAFYCEICEERVNNQKLLYHCSESERSYHYYCGLSLKNVKSGGSIKVFIADKPHTLALVLKRPTRKKSTYVCSQCFSLFQTVSFLFECDGCGLLACLRCARKLWSELKPSALQ, encoded by the exons ATGATTTCAGTGTTCGAGTTCTTCAGCAATTCGGGGTACACATTTATAAAGATTATTGCTGCGAGAGACGATATATGCCATACGTGCAACAAATCAGCGAAAGGCTCTGGTGCATATTTGTGTACTAGACACAATGATCGTCGAAGTTTCTGCCTGCACAAGACTTGTTCAAAATTACCCATATCTGTTTATCTACATGAGCATTCATTATGTTTAcaaaaagattttatttttgcagAGGATGCTGCTTGCATTATTTGCAACAAAAGAGTCGTAGGCTCTCCTACATATACTTGTGTTAGTCGAAATGACGATGTTAATTGTCAAAATTTCTACTTGCATAAGACTTGTGCAGAAATCCCGCAGCAAATTAACCACCATAAAcacaccatccatcctctttcTCTCCTTCCACGCCCTGATCGTTTAACCTGTGATATTTGTCGTCGTCATATAAAGGTCTCTTATGGGTGTGTTGAGTGTAACtttaatgtgtgtgtgttttgtggtTTGGAACAGAGGGTGCTtcatcatcaaggacacaaggAGCATGCGCTGACGTTAATGAAGAAGGTATCCTCTTTTCAATGCGATGCCTGTCATGTGAAAGCTAAAGACTCTTCATATGTTTGCACCACCTGTGAGTTCTGGATTCACAAGACTTGTGCCTTTTTCCCCTACACTATTCCATCGCCTACTTTTCACCCTCACCCTCTCACTCTCGTCTACTCTGTTCCTAACATTCATATCTTCTTTAAGCAATTCTGTGGTATCTGCAACCGATTTGTTTACCGCAACTGCTGGGTGTACTATTGCCGCAAGTGCACGTATTTTGTGCACATGAAATGTTCTACATCCACAATATCCATGGT AAGCGAGAATGAAGCGGATGACATCAATAATGAACCTGATCTGGTACTCTTTCCTCTGCTAAGCCAGGAATCAATATTTGATCTCATTGTAACTCTGTGTTGCAAGTTCCGAGTCAACTTTACAGGTGGAGGTGAAACCAGTGTTGCTATGTCAGTAACATCTAATGATTCACACATTATTGAAAAACACTGGAGTCACCAGATCCATCCATTACAACTGCTCCAGTTTACTATCTGTGACAACGATAGCGACGACAGTGATGATGATAGGAGAGAGCTGATATGCGACGGGTGTATTCAACCTATAACCATTTCCCATCCCTCTTACTACGCTTGTATCCAGTGTGGTTTCTTTCTCCATTCCTTCTGTGCGACTATGTTGCCACAAGAGTTGCCTGCAGGAGAATCGCATTTTCACCCCGACCATTCTCTCTTGCTTCAGGAGACtggtaaattttataattttgtgcgTTGTGGAATTTGcaattttcacacaaatggATTCTACTATCACTGCCAGACTTGTGATATCTTTGTTGACATCCGTTGTGCATTCTTACCAAACAGTATAAAACACGAATCTCACAAGCACCACTCCCTTGTTCAGCGTCCATCTTCTAATTCCAGGTGTAGTGTAAGTGggttgaaatttaaaaaaaatgatatggcATATGCATGTGAAAGTTGCAGTAATTTCCAGATTCATAAATATTGTTTATTCCTTCCGAGTAGCCTGgaacataaatatgaaattCACCCAATAACCTTGAGATATCCACCATTCTTCTACGAGGGAGCATTTTACTGTGAAATATGTGAAGAACGAGTTAACAACCAAAAGTTGCTCTACCATTGCAGCGAATCTGAACGTTCTTATCACTATTATTGTGGCCTTTCTCTCAAAAATGTCAAATCAGGGGGGAGCATTAAAGTTTTTATTGCGGATAAACCACACACACTTGCTTTAGTTTTGAAGAGGCCAACGAGAAAGAAGTCCACATACGTTTGTTCCCAGTGCTTCTCTCTTTTCCAGACTGTCTCTTTTCTTTTCGAATGTGATGGCTGTGGACTTCTCGCATGCTTAAGGTGTGCCAGGAAACTCTGGAGCGAGTTAAAACCGAGTGCACTTCAATAA